In a genomic window of Nostoc sp. UHCC 0870:
- the rppB gene encoding two-component system sensor histidine kinase RppB produces the protein MAVTARLKLFPVLAIALILNMNSYSLFRRSRLRLALWYAGVMGVILSVSGLGMYRAMVQTNWAAMEREIESIAGTLHDSVEPLLPPSEEPTAVLQQIFPDLCLSGQPCKATPTLIQRHTIGISDRTTYYIRLFNHQGKLLAFSPNQPLSLPPNLNRTSWQTFRTTKGIRYHQFTTILHSANTHPLNNEANAESSWGYLQIGRTLEHFDAEIRRIKWIMAIGLPIALSLVATSSWWLSGLAMQPIYQSYQQQQQFTANAAHELRSPLASLLATVEAILRIPQSNQQDMQIMLHTVERQGRRLSHLIADLLLLTSLEQNSLEQNVGAKPFQPCCLNDLVSDLTEEFLELATVADINLTSQIPTCEVYALGNESQLYRLVSNLIANAIQYTPRRGYVTVSLVKSDYTAVIAVKDTGIGIGLADQKRIFDRFYRVDGDRSRKTGGTGLGLAIAVAIAQKHQAILKVESQVGKGSIFTLEMKVLSSNKCIEN, from the coding sequence ATGGCTGTTACTGCCCGATTGAAACTGTTCCCGGTGCTGGCTATCGCTTTAATTCTCAACATGAATAGCTACTCTCTTTTTCGGCGCAGTCGTCTACGGTTAGCCCTCTGGTATGCCGGAGTCATGGGCGTGATTTTGAGTGTTTCTGGCTTGGGGATGTATCGAGCAATGGTACAAACAAACTGGGCAGCAATGGAGCGCGAAATTGAATCAATCGCCGGAACTTTACACGATAGCGTCGAACCACTGTTACCGCCTTCTGAAGAACCGACTGCTGTGTTGCAACAAATTTTTCCCGATCTTTGTTTGAGTGGACAACCTTGTAAGGCTACCCCAACGCTGATTCAACGGCACACCATCGGCATCAGCGATCGCACTACATATTATATTCGGCTGTTCAATCATCAAGGGAAACTCCTGGCTTTTTCACCCAATCAACCGCTATCTCTGCCGCCAAATCTCAACCGCACTTCATGGCAAACTTTTCGCACGACTAAGGGTATTCGCTATCATCAATTCACCACGATTTTGCATAGTGCCAATACCCATCCTTTAAATAATGAAGCCAATGCTGAATCATCCTGGGGCTATTTGCAAATTGGGCGCACTTTAGAACATTTTGATGCGGAAATCAGGCGAATTAAATGGATTATGGCGATTGGTTTGCCTATAGCTCTAAGCTTGGTTGCTACTTCCAGTTGGTGGCTTTCAGGATTAGCCATGCAACCGATTTACCAGTCCTATCAGCAACAGCAACAGTTTACCGCTAATGCTGCCCATGAATTGCGATCGCCCCTGGCTAGTCTGTTGGCGACTGTGGAAGCTATTCTCCGCATACCGCAGTCAAATCAACAAGATATGCAAATAATGCTTCATACTGTTGAGCGACAGGGGCGGAGGTTGAGCCATTTGATTGCAGACTTACTCTTGTTAACCAGTCTTGAGCAAAATTCACTTGAGCAAAATGTAGGGGCAAAACCTTTTCAGCCCTGTTGCTTAAATGATTTGGTGAGCGATTTGACCGAAGAATTTTTAGAGCTTGCCACTGTTGCTGATATTAACTTAACCTCCCAAATTCCCACTTGTGAGGTTTATGCTCTAGGGAACGAATCGCAACTTTACCGTTTAGTGTCAAACTTGATTGCCAATGCCATCCAGTACACACCTAGAAGGGGATATGTAACTGTTAGCTTAGTCAAGAGTGATTACACTGCTGTTATTGCGGTGAAAGATACGGGGATTGGGATTGGGCTTGCTGATCAAAAGCGAATTTTTGATCGCTTTTACCGTGTTGATGGCGACCGCTCTCGTAAAACCGGAGGCACAGGATTGGGGCTAGCTATAGCTGTGGCGATCGCCCAAAAACATCAAGCGATTCTGAAAGTTGAAAGTCAGGTGGGAAAAGGTAGTATTTTTACGCTAGAGATGAAAGTTTTATCTTCTAATAAATGTATAGAAAATTGA
- a CDS encoding DUF3370 domain-containing protein: MLDLLLSLLVAQSTPAAPPPEEVVKPQQVRPLPGQLDAVPTFNSNSPELVLKEGILLSTFPTEGKKAPSAHLNFPFRGRFDVFAHHVAKADPPEDLRSLYLGIILHNPTAESVTVNVLQGASYLSQPDAPFIQLPAFSPNLLGNVFAGPGDRVMLDVLRGRRQDIFPDQIVIPAGESRMLLNQPIPVKGLTPPLNGRSTLARLRSNGTVYAASLAMFARTNTDGSERAPTLEEWQNLLNNSDVSSPRDKVPTPLEETGKPRIYGRVAGVGRGAQWRAFIVDSPKAKSLTIPQPGQAFSYALSTLHGGTLGTEQIQSAPLLVRYPDTAYRAHGNYAIQYSLKLPLYNNTPTSQTVSISIQTPLKEDRLTKPGLRFFTTPARQVFFRGSVRIRHRDDNGQPKTNFIHLVQRRGQPGEALAVLNMKTGDRRLVEVDFLYPPDATPPQVLTVSTQGK; this comes from the coding sequence ATGTTAGATTTATTACTAAGCTTACTCGTCGCTCAATCTACTCCTGCTGCACCACCACCGGAAGAAGTGGTAAAACCACAACAAGTGCGCCCGTTACCAGGACAGTTAGATGCAGTACCAACATTTAATAGCAATAGTCCAGAATTGGTTTTAAAAGAAGGGATCTTACTTTCCACATTTCCCACAGAGGGGAAAAAAGCACCATCAGCCCATTTGAATTTTCCCTTTCGCGGTAGATTTGATGTGTTTGCTCACCATGTCGCCAAAGCTGATCCGCCGGAGGATTTGCGCTCATTATATTTAGGGATAATTTTACATAACCCCACGGCTGAATCAGTAACAGTGAATGTGTTGCAAGGGGCGAGTTATTTAAGTCAACCGGATGCACCGTTTATTCAGTTACCCGCTTTTAGTCCAAATTTGTTGGGTAATGTGTTTGCTGGCCCAGGCGATCGCGTTATGCTAGATGTCCTCAGAGGAAGACGACAAGATATTTTCCCTGACCAAATCGTCATTCCCGCCGGGGAAAGTCGAATGTTACTCAATCAACCCATTCCCGTGAAAGGACTCACACCACCTCTCAACGGTAGGTCAACGTTGGCAAGACTGCGGAGTAATGGTACAGTCTATGCAGCAAGTTTGGCTATGTTTGCCCGTACCAATACTGATGGTAGTGAACGTGCGCCGACTTTAGAAGAGTGGCAAAATTTATTAAATAATAGTGATGTATCTAGTCCCCGCGATAAAGTACCTACACCCTTAGAAGAAACTGGTAAGCCACGCATTTATGGACGAGTCGCTGGGGTAGGGCGTGGGGCGCAATGGCGAGCCTTTATAGTTGATAGTCCCAAAGCCAAGTCTTTAACTATTCCCCAACCAGGACAAGCATTTTCTTATGCACTTAGCACACTGCATGGTGGAACTTTAGGAACAGAGCAAATTCAAAGTGCGCCGCTTTTGGTACGTTATCCTGACACCGCTTATCGCGCACACGGGAATTATGCTATTCAATATAGTTTAAAATTACCCTTGTATAACAATACACCCACCTCCCAGACTGTGAGTATATCTATACAAACGCCACTTAAAGAAGACCGACTGACAAAACCCGGACTGCGCTTTTTTACTACTCCAGCCCGTCAAGTCTTCTTTAGGGGAAGTGTGCGGATACGACATAGAGACGATAATGGACAGCCTAAGACTAATTTTATCCACCTAGTGCAGAGGAGAGGACAACCAGGGGAAGCATTAGCTGTATTAAACATGAAAACAGGCGATCGCCGATTAGTCGAAGTAGACTTTCTCTATCCCCCTGATGCGACACCGCCGCAGGTGTTAACAGTCTCGACTCAGGGGAAATAA
- a CDS encoding Uma2 family endonuclease, producing the protein MIANPSYSYISPEDYLKGEETSPIKHEYRQGEVYTMAGASNTHVVISLNIASRLRNHLRGSGCQAYISDTKAHIESRNIYYYPDVIVSCDQRDKAFDNFLRYPCLIIEVLSPSTEAFDRGDKFADYRHMESLQEYVLVSQNRPNVDCFRRNQDGQWVLHPYGKDQEIHLASIDFRCAIADIYEDITFELPQPQG; encoded by the coding sequence ATGATTGCAAATCCCAGCTATAGCTATATTTCCCCAGAAGACTATCTCAAAGGCGAAGAAACCAGTCCCATTAAACATGAATACCGCCAAGGAGAGGTTTATACAATGGCTGGGGCTAGTAATACTCATGTAGTAATTTCTTTAAATATTGCTTCAAGGCTAAGAAATCACTTACGAGGAAGTGGATGTCAAGCTTACATTTCAGACACCAAAGCCCACATTGAATCACGCAACATTTATTACTATCCCGATGTTATTGTCAGTTGTGACCAACGAGATAAAGCCTTTGATAATTTTCTCCGCTATCCTTGCTTAATTATCGAAGTGCTATCACCTTCCACAGAAGCTTTTGACAGAGGAGATAAATTTGCTGACTACCGACACATGGAATCACTGCAAGAATATGTTTTAGTTAGTCAAAATCGGCCGAACGTTGATTGTTTTCGCCGCAACCAAGATGGCCAATGGGTACTTCATCCCTACGGAAAAGATCAGGAAATACATTTAGCGAGTATAGATTTTCGGTGTGCGATCGCGGACATATACGAAGATATAACTTTTGAATTACCCCAACCTCAAGGGTAA
- a CDS encoding Mo-dependent nitrogenase C-terminal domain-containing protein: MTSVVQSPYTSEQITAWLRGLLTIAWADGNFDEQEQQSIAIITKDELAPCLDWDSLEIITPEELAAVLGKNTPAAETFLRTAVMVAIADGTYSSSEDQVLHQFCQALGEPDDILEALRHTLEEKEQVNPLVAAELTAPCPDVLNPLRDWLDGLDVKDPRVARFLCKMIPSQCPFERDVTLFGRKIVHIPPLCKINPIYEQLVGLRFRALSYLADECKEDVTPYI, encoded by the coding sequence ATGACAAGTGTTGTTCAATCTCCCTACACTAGTGAACAGATAACCGCTTGGTTGCGTGGACTGCTAACAATAGCTTGGGCTGATGGTAACTTTGATGAACAAGAACAGCAATCAATTGCCATTATTACCAAAGATGAATTAGCCCCTTGTCTTGACTGGGATTCGCTGGAAATAATTACACCAGAAGAATTAGCTGCTGTTTTGGGTAAAAATACACCAGCTGCGGAAACTTTTTTGCGTACAGCTGTGATGGTAGCGATCGCAGATGGTACATATTCTTCTAGCGAAGATCAAGTGCTGCATCAATTTTGCCAAGCCCTAGGCGAACCGGACGACATTCTAGAAGCCCTACGCCATACCCTAGAAGAAAAAGAACAAGTAAATCCTCTGGTAGCAGCAGAACTTACAGCCCCCTGTCCTGATGTCCTCAACCCTCTACGGGATTGGCTCGATGGGTTAGATGTCAAAGACCCCAGAGTTGCCCGGTTTTTGTGTAAAATGATTCCTTCCCAATGTCCCTTTGAGCGAGATGTCACCCTATTTGGGCGTAAAATCGTCCACATTCCGCCATTGTGTAAAATTAACCCAATATATGAACAACTCGTAGGTTTACGCTTCCGCGCCCTCTCTTATTTGGCAGATGAATGTAAAGAAGATGTGACACCATATATTTGA
- the obgE gene encoding GTPase ObgE, with the protein MQFIDQAKIEVEAGNGGDGIVAFRREKYVPAGGPSGGNGGRGGSVIFVAVENLQTLLDFRYNHIFKADNGGRGGPNNCTGASGKDLIIEIPCGTAIYEAETGDLIGDLTKPNQKLIIAQGGKGGLGNQYFLSNRNRAPEYALPGLPGERKLLRLELKLLAEVGIIGLPNAGKSTLISSLSAARPKIADYPFTTLIPNLGVVRKPTGDGTVFADIPGLIEGAAGGAGLGHDFLRHIERTRVLLHLIDATSDDVIGDYNTIQQELSAYGRGLEQRMQILALNKIDAVDRETVDLEALATQLNHLSHARVFLISAVTRNGLDPMLQELWNVLDQINAIEAAQVLA; encoded by the coding sequence ATGCAATTTATCGACCAGGCAAAAATTGAAGTAGAAGCCGGAAACGGTGGTGATGGTATTGTCGCTTTCCGGCGGGAAAAGTATGTACCAGCTGGTGGCCCTTCTGGTGGGAACGGTGGAAGGGGTGGTTCAGTAATTTTCGTCGCGGTGGAAAACCTGCAAACCCTTTTAGATTTCCGCTACAACCATATCTTTAAAGCCGACAATGGCGGACGTGGCGGCCCCAACAACTGCACCGGCGCATCAGGTAAAGATTTAATTATCGAAATTCCCTGTGGGACAGCAATTTATGAAGCAGAAACAGGCGATTTGATAGGAGATTTAACTAAACCTAACCAAAAACTAATTATTGCCCAAGGTGGTAAAGGTGGTTTGGGAAATCAGTATTTCTTAAGTAACCGTAACCGCGCCCCAGAATACGCTCTCCCAGGACTACCAGGAGAAAGAAAACTGCTCCGTTTGGAATTAAAACTTTTGGCAGAAGTCGGAATTATTGGTTTACCCAATGCTGGTAAATCAACTTTGATATCATCCTTGTCAGCCGCACGTCCCAAAATTGCTGACTACCCCTTTACCACTCTCATCCCAAATTTAGGTGTGGTGAGAAAACCCACTGGTGATGGTACAGTCTTTGCTGATATTCCCGGATTAATTGAAGGTGCAGCCGGAGGTGCAGGTTTGGGACATGATTTCTTACGCCACATCGAACGCACACGGGTACTACTGCATCTAATTGACGCTACTAGTGATGATGTCATCGGCGACTACAACACAATTCAGCAAGAATTATCAGCCTACGGACGCGGTTTAGAACAAAGAATGCAAATTTTGGCATTAAATAAAATTGATGCCGTTGATAGAGAAACTGTAGATTTAGAAGCACTGGCGACTCAATTAAATCATCTTTCTCACGCCAGAGTTTTCTTGATTTCTGCGGTAACTCGTAATGGTTTAGATCCAATGTTACAAGAACTTTGGAATGTTCTCGACCAAATCAATGCAATTGAAGCAGCCCAAGTGTTGGCGTAA
- a CDS encoding ABC1 kinase family protein — protein sequence MGQYQPGQLKRYNSDTIARYYRYRPWLVWGRLFKISWSFAVFVFSLKWDEWQNQAEQNREKRATQLRELLTKLGPTFIKVGQALSTRPDLIRKDFLDELIKLQDQLPAFDNAIAYHIIETELGRSISEVFSELSPHPVAAASLGQVYKGRLFSGEEVAVKVQRPNLRPVLTLDLYLMRWAASWLSPWLPLNLGHDLTLIVDEFGIKLFEEIDYLNEGRNAERFANNFRNDLQVKVPSIYWRFTSSRVLTLEWINGFKLTDTERIREAGLDPEAIIRIGVTSGLQQLLEYGFFHADPHPGNLFAMPDGRMAYIDFGMMDQLEETTKETLVDAVVHLVNQDYTDLAADFVNLGFLTPDTNIAPIVPALEMVLGNAIGRNVGDFNFKTITDQFSELMYEYPFRVPAKFALIIRSLVTQEGIALSLNRDFKIVEVSYPYVARRLLTGESPGLRRRLLNILFKNGKFQWQRLENLIAIARTDSNFDVLPTAQMGLQYLLSDEGKFLRRKLVLALTEDDRLHTEEVQRLWSLVKEDLQPNRLFNVAIALLTDLSREGVAAILPKSTNLEFFGDPKSTNKN from the coding sequence GTGGGTCAGTATCAACCTGGTCAGCTAAAACGCTACAATTCAGACACGATCGCTCGTTACTATCGCTACCGTCCTTGGTTAGTTTGGGGACGCTTGTTCAAAATTAGTTGGTCTTTTGCAGTATTTGTTTTCAGTCTCAAATGGGATGAATGGCAAAATCAGGCCGAACAAAATAGAGAGAAGCGTGCTACTCAGTTGCGAGAATTGCTTACCAAGCTAGGCCCAACATTTATTAAAGTTGGTCAAGCTCTCTCGACACGACCTGACTTAATCCGTAAGGATTTTTTAGACGAACTGATCAAACTGCAAGACCAATTACCAGCGTTTGATAATGCGATCGCTTATCACATTATCGAAACTGAGTTAGGGCGGTCAATCTCAGAAGTTTTTAGTGAACTTTCACCTCATCCAGTGGCTGCGGCTAGCTTGGGTCAAGTCTACAAAGGACGTTTGTTCAGTGGTGAAGAAGTAGCCGTTAAGGTACAACGTCCTAACTTACGCCCAGTTCTCACCCTTGACCTTTATTTAATGCGCTGGGCAGCTTCTTGGCTTTCTCCCTGGCTACCTCTAAATCTTGGTCATGATCTGACTTTGATTGTGGACGAGTTTGGCATCAAGTTATTTGAAGAAATTGATTACCTAAATGAAGGTCGCAACGCTGAAAGATTTGCTAACAACTTCCGCAATGACCTACAAGTAAAAGTCCCCAGCATTTACTGGCGGTTTACCAGTAGCCGTGTCTTAACTTTGGAGTGGATTAACGGCTTCAAGCTCACGGATACTGAAAGGATTCGGGAAGCAGGTTTAGATCCAGAGGCAATTATCCGCATTGGTGTTACATCTGGCTTGCAGCAGTTATTAGAATACGGCTTCTTTCACGCTGACCCTCATCCTGGTAATCTGTTTGCTATGCCGGATGGTCGCATGGCTTACATTGATTTTGGCATGATGGATCAGCTAGAGGAAACCACCAAAGAAACGCTTGTTGATGCAGTGGTGCATCTAGTTAATCAAGACTACACTGACTTAGCTGCCGATTTTGTCAATTTAGGCTTTCTTACCCCAGACACGAATATTGCCCCGATTGTGCCAGCTTTAGAGATGGTGCTAGGCAACGCCATTGGTAGGAATGTCGGAGATTTTAACTTTAAAACCATTACCGATCAGTTCTCAGAACTGATGTATGAGTATCCATTTCGCGTCCCCGCCAAATTTGCGCTGATTATTCGTTCTCTGGTGACACAGGAAGGGATTGCTCTGAGCCTGAATCGGGATTTCAAAATTGTTGAGGTGAGTTATCCCTATGTGGCTAGGCGGTTGCTGACTGGAGAATCGCCTGGACTACGGCGGAGATTACTGAATATTTTGTTTAAAAATGGTAAATTCCAGTGGCAACGCTTAGAAAATTTAATTGCGATCGCTCGCACTGATAGCAATTTTGATGTATTACCTACAGCACAGATGGGTTTGCAATATCTGTTGTCTGATGAAGGTAAATTTCTCCGTCGCAAGTTGGTACTAGCACTGACAGAAGATGATCGTCTTCACACAGAAGAAGTGCAACGCCTGTGGTCTCTAGTGAAAGAGGATTTACAGCCAAATCGCTTGTTTAATGTAGCGATCGCTTTATTGACAGATTTATCTAGAGAAGGTGTAGCGGCTATCCTACCAAAATCTACAAATTTAGAATTTTTTGGTGATCCCAAATCAACAAATAAAAATTAA
- a CDS encoding polysaccharide pyruvyl transferase family protein, whose amino-acid sequence MKLFYYKENNFGDQLNTWLWDQLIPGVLDDDESTAFIGIGTLLNDRLPLRTKNARLRVIFGTGVGYGQGIPQIDDSYKIYCLRGPLSAQALGIENKFALTDGAILIRKLYNFTSKKLYKFSYMPHHNTDGEGWRLVCEKLGFGYIDPHWPREKVLSSISQSEVILAEAMHGAIIADAFRIPWIPVISHSTILSFKWQDWCQSIDVEYKPSYINRLHHPRQKLDILSPVRLVRDWARQRESASQLLTVARTVNPTLSSDTKVENLTQKMYERLQEFKQDTEKGVLS is encoded by the coding sequence ATGAAACTTTTTTACTACAAAGAAAACAATTTTGGTGATCAACTTAATACCTGGCTATGGGATCAGTTGATACCAGGTGTATTAGATGATGATGAAAGTACTGCTTTCATTGGCATAGGTACTCTCCTTAATGACAGATTACCACTAAGGACAAAAAATGCTCGCTTGAGAGTGATATTTGGAACAGGAGTAGGATACGGGCAAGGAATACCTCAAATAGATGATTCTTACAAAATTTATTGCCTTCGTGGCCCCCTATCAGCGCAAGCACTAGGAATTGAAAATAAATTCGCACTGACAGATGGAGCTATTTTAATTAGAAAACTTTATAACTTTACCAGCAAAAAGCTGTACAAATTTTCTTATATGCCCCATCACAACACAGATGGGGAAGGTTGGCGTTTAGTCTGTGAAAAACTTGGATTTGGATATATTGATCCTCATTGGCCAAGAGAAAAAGTTTTGTCATCTATTAGCCAAAGTGAAGTCATACTTGCAGAGGCTATGCACGGTGCGATTATTGCTGATGCGTTTCGTATACCTTGGATTCCAGTCATTTCCCACTCTACTATTCTGTCATTTAAGTGGCAAGACTGGTGTCAGTCTATTGATGTAGAATACAAACCATCATATATAAACCGGTTGCATCATCCTAGACAAAAACTAGATATATTATCTCCAGTACGCTTGGTTCGTGATTGGGCAAGGCAAAGAGAATCTGCATCACAATTACTCACTGTTGCCAGAACTGTAAATCCTACTTTGAGTAGTGATACAAAAGTAGAAAATCTTACTCAAAAAATGTATGAAAGGCTTCAGGAATTTAAGCAAGATACGGAAAAAGGAGTTTTGTCTTAA
- a CDS encoding Npun_R2821/Npun_R2822 family protein, with amino-acid sequence MSRGIYIIANDKVIDHAIALLNSIRLHDQDTPIVMIPYDDNYHQIAELLNKNYGVQLYEDLDFIERLADNLHKIFGNQFFARPNQFRKQACWFGPFEEFLYIDTDIVVFEKIIDNLNYLADSDFICCDYQHLGGIKNVFTPKVFTDNIFSETEVKDIFNGGFWGSKKNLISDEDLFATFAECAAHPEYFDFSEKTSDQPIINYMLLKRIPRRFNIVRREGKAPGNWAGSPQFKTQDHILFDPSVNQPLQYLHWAGIRIQPGCPYWDIWQYYRNLNSALPVSDIPAPVKPNQLQKTLNNIKQQLRQLKM; translated from the coding sequence ATGAGCCGTGGCATTTATATTATTGCTAATGACAAAGTTATCGATCATGCGATCGCTCTACTCAATAGCATTCGATTGCATGACCAAGACACCCCAATTGTGATGATACCCTATGATGACAATTATCATCAAATAGCGGAATTACTCAACAAAAATTATGGAGTGCAACTCTATGAAGACTTAGATTTTATAGAGCGTCTTGCTGATAATTTACACAAAATTTTTGGTAATCAATTTTTTGCTCGTCCCAACCAATTTCGTAAGCAGGCTTGTTGGTTCGGACCCTTTGAGGAATTTTTGTATATTGATACTGATATTGTTGTTTTTGAAAAAATTATTGACAATCTCAATTATCTAGCTGACTCTGATTTTATTTGTTGTGATTACCAACATTTAGGCGGTATTAAAAATGTTTTCACACCAAAAGTATTTACAGATAATATCTTTAGTGAAACAGAAGTTAAAGATATTTTTAACGGTGGTTTTTGGGGGTCAAAGAAAAACTTGATATCGGATGAGGATTTATTTGCAACCTTTGCTGAGTGTGCTGCTCATCCAGAGTATTTTGACTTCTCTGAGAAGACTTCTGACCAACCAATTATCAACTATATGTTGCTCAAGCGAATTCCCCGCCGATTTAATATTGTTCGCAGAGAGGGTAAAGCTCCAGGTAATTGGGCTGGTTCACCGCAATTTAAAACTCAAGACCATATTTTATTTGATCCTAGTGTGAATCAACCCCTCCAATATCTCCATTGGGCAGGTATTCGCATTCAACCAGGTTGTCCCTACTGGGATATTTGGCAATACTATCGTAATCTTAATTCTGCATTACCTGTATCTGATATACCTGCACCTGTCAAACCAAATCAGTTGCAGAAGACACTAAATAATATTAAACAGCAGTTACGGCAACTTAAAATGTAA
- a CDS encoding Npun_R2821/Npun_R2822 family protein, with protein MDGICTLANDKVYDQLIALLNSIEAIYGQTMPVCVYPYDDHTEQIAAEIARRPQVQLYDDQNSIQQWDEFVRRVWDTHPTAQAHWLKVSSDKYHRVGTHRRYCAFDAPFERFVYMDADTLLMSPLDKIFAQLDEHDFIVYDFQYKDLSHVYDESSPKLRELFTPEQLQTEIFCSGFYASKKGIFTPQEQETILEKLRQGEAEILYAMAPDQTVLNYMVMRLGISYCNLAHQLPSQERTGCCVTSNHFTTQDNILYDHGKQLTYIHYIGLKSRLFKQLSEGENIDFPYRDTFLHYRYLHEPDKRPIFTTKPKANNGSPNLGTKILRKLGLTL; from the coding sequence ATGGATGGTATTTGTACCCTAGCTAATGATAAAGTTTATGACCAACTAATTGCCCTACTCAATAGTATTGAGGCAATTTATGGTCAAACCATGCCGGTTTGTGTCTATCCTTACGATGATCATACAGAGCAAATCGCTGCCGAAATAGCTCGCCGTCCACAGGTGCAACTATATGATGATCAAAATTCAATTCAACAATGGGATGAATTTGTGCGTCGTGTTTGGGATACTCACCCCACAGCTCAAGCTCATTGGCTAAAAGTTAGTAGTGATAAATATCATCGAGTCGGTACTCATCGGCGTTACTGTGCTTTTGATGCGCCTTTTGAGCGATTTGTGTACATGGATGCAGACACATTATTGATGAGTCCCCTAGATAAAATTTTTGCCCAGCTAGATGAGCATGACTTTATAGTATATGACTTCCAGTATAAAGATTTATCTCATGTTTATGATGAATCTTCCCCGAAATTAAGGGAATTATTCACCCCAGAACAACTGCAAACAGAAATATTTTGCTCTGGATTTTATGCTTCTAAAAAAGGTATATTTACACCCCAAGAGCAAGAAACTATTTTAGAAAAACTCCGCCAAGGAGAAGCAGAAATCTTGTATGCAATGGCCCCAGATCAAACAGTTCTCAACTATATGGTGATGCGGCTAGGGATTTCTTACTGTAACTTAGCTCACCAACTTCCTAGCCAAGAAAGGACAGGCTGTTGTGTAACTTCTAATCATTTTACAACACAAGACAATATCCTGTACGACCACGGTAAACAGTTAACTTATATTCATTATATTGGTCTAAAATCTCGGTTGTTTAAGCAACTTTCTGAAGGAGAAAATATTGATTTTCCCTACCGCGATACTTTCTTGCATTATCGCTATCTTCATGAACCAGACAAGCGACCAATATTTACAACTAAGCCCAAGGCTAATAATGGGTCTCCAAATTTGGGGACAAAAATTTTACGCAAATTAGGATTAACTCTTTGA
- a CDS encoding glycosyltransferase family 10 domain-containing protein — protein MNIKTVGMISSYSNIDTRGDWLWQQTPNPFGIWGNIKIQASAPNPDFMLMYQFDFPKQHKPQSWLDKLKGKQQKPKTNVSSRLRGVPKERVIYLLREPPLDEVVEKNKRYYQAAENYCGYISGPDDFAPVPDYMPAIWYIGNSFRELNEMPIPEKVAPCSWITSGINRTANHRQRLQFLESLQNSEIKFDLYGRNLPVWSKSSGELGGKWHGMAPYYYNLAIENYADNSWYVSEKLWDALLAWCLPIYYGGSAADKLLPPGSFLRLPSLDEKGIAYIQEVTSTPDAWYAAKDAIAEARQIILHKLNLLNWLSEFVAKFS, from the coding sequence ATGAATATAAAAACTGTCGGGATGATTAGCAGTTATAGCAATATTGATACAAGAGGTGATTGGCTATGGCAACAAACCCCTAATCCCTTTGGAATTTGGGGCAATATAAAAATACAAGCATCAGCACCAAACCCAGATTTTATGCTGATGTATCAATTTGATTTTCCTAAGCAGCATAAACCTCAATCTTGGCTAGATAAGCTAAAAGGGAAACAACAAAAACCAAAAACTAACGTCAGTTCACGCCTCAGAGGTGTGCCGAAAGAACGAGTAATATATCTTTTGCGCGAACCACCCTTAGATGAGGTTGTTGAAAAAAATAAACGCTATTATCAAGCAGCAGAAAATTACTGCGGTTATATTTCTGGCCCTGATGATTTTGCCCCTGTCCCTGACTATATGCCTGCAATTTGGTATATTGGTAACTCGTTTCGGGAATTAAATGAAATGCCAATACCCGAAAAAGTTGCGCCTTGTAGTTGGATTACCTCTGGTATCAACCGTACAGCTAATCATCGTCAACGATTACAGTTTTTAGAATCACTACAAAATAGTGAAATTAAATTTGATTTATATGGACGTAATTTACCTGTATGGTCAAAATCATCAGGTGAATTGGGCGGTAAATGGCATGGCATGGCCCCGTATTATTACAATTTAGCTATTGAAAATTATGCTGATAACAGTTGGTATGTGAGTGAAAAATTGTGGGATGCGTTACTGGCTTGGTGTTTACCAATTTACTATGGAGGATCGGCTGCTGATAAGTTGTTACCACCAGGTAGTTTTTTACGCTTACCTAGTTTAGATGAAAAAGGTATTGCCTACATCCAAGAAGTGACTTCTACTCCTGATGCTTGGTATGCTGCTAAGGATGCGATCGCAGAAGCTAGACAAATTATCTTACACAAACTAAATCTACTCAATTGGTTGTCAGAATTTGTTGCCAAGTTCTCATAG